Proteins encoded within one genomic window of Nitrospina gracilis 3/211:
- the yidD gene encoding membrane protein insertion efficiency factor YidD produces the protein MIRYLFKQCIRGYQIGIAPFLPPACRFHPTCSEYACQALDRLPLYTAAWRIVTRLSKCHPFHQGGHDPVR, from the coding sequence ATGATTCGATACCTTTTCAAACAGTGCATCCGCGGATACCAGATCGGCATCGCGCCGTTTCTGCCGCCGGCCTGCCGATTTCATCCCACCTGCTCGGAATACGCCTGCCAGGCGCTTGACCGCCTGCCACTGTATACAGCCGCGTGGCGCATCGTCACCCGTCTCTCAAAATGTCACCCGTTCCATCAGGGCGGGCACGACCCGGTTCGTTAA